One genomic window of Campylobacter fetus subsp. fetus includes the following:
- a CDS encoding multicopper oxidase family protein, producing MNRRTFLKLNALGLVSFCNAYANHINHFGMHHEMMNVNDSILNIDTSFINFSSNNLKLLDEKYFPQNQNLKALPLLKNESKTKNTFKATLQITQSQLEIVKGKKTKVYTYNGTIPAPKIEVFEGDNVEILVKNRLSEPTTIHWHGLLVAPEQDGNPHDHILAGEERVYRFNLPMGSAGTYWYHPHPHHIASKQVFMGLAGAFVVKSKQDVLSDLVEKDLMISDLRLDENAQIPNNNLTDWLNGREGEFILINGQYKPKIRLVTNERIRIYNATSARYLRLKIHGANFILVGTDGGLIQKPIYKDEIFLTPASRVEVLIQSSKSGEFKLESLYYNRDKMMVQEEPKTLFLADIILENKDISIPDKLRELPRLEEPKSFKEIIMSENHSKMMQIMNSKDDNEIKAALASMFLMNSKTYDLNRTDLISEVGVVEEWVVNNNSHMDHPFHIHGTQFEVISSKLNNVVSKPEFRALRDTINVRPNEEIRLRMKQDFVGTRMFHCHILEHEDLGMMGNLEVKEYHLKH from the coding sequence TTTTATTAACTTTTCTTCAAACAATTTAAAGCTTCTTGATGAAAAATATTTTCCGCAAAATCAAAATCTAAAAGCCTTGCCTTTGCTTAAAAATGAAAGCAAAACAAAAAATACGTTTAAAGCAACTTTACAAATTACTCAAAGCCAACTAGAGATAGTTAAAGGTAAAAAGACTAAAGTATATACATATAACGGTACAATACCAGCACCAAAAATTGAGGTTTTTGAAGGCGATAACGTAGAAATTTTAGTTAAAAATAGGTTAAGTGAGCCTACAACCATTCATTGGCACGGACTACTGGTAGCTCCAGAGCAAGACGGTAATCCGCATGATCATATTTTAGCTGGCGAAGAAAGAGTATATCGCTTTAACTTGCCTATGGGTAGCGCTGGAACATACTGGTATCATCCACATCCTCACCATATTGCTTCAAAACAGGTTTTTATGGGTTTAGCTGGAGCTTTTGTCGTTAAGTCTAAGCAAGATGTCTTAAGCGATTTAGTAGAAAAAGATTTGATGATAAGCGATTTAAGACTTGATGAGAATGCTCAAATTCCAAATAACAATTTAACCGATTGGCTAAATGGAAGAGAGGGAGAATTTATTTTAATAAATGGGCAGTATAAACCTAAAATACGCTTAGTCACAAATGAACGTATAAGAATATATAATGCTACTTCTGCAAGATATTTGAGATTAAAAATACACGGAGCAAATTTTATACTAGTAGGAACCGACGGTGGGCTGATTCAAAAACCGATTTATAAAGATGAGATATTTTTAACTCCTGCTTCAAGAGTTGAAGTATTAATACAAAGTAGTAAAAGCGGTGAGTTTAAGCTTGAAAGCTTATATTATAATAGAGATAAAATGATGGTACAAGAAGAGCCAAAAACATTATTTTTAGCTGATATCATCCTAGAGAATAAAGATATTAGTATTCCAGATAAATTAAGAGAATTACCAAGATTAGAAGAGCCTAAAAGCTTTAAAGAAATAATTATGAGTGAAAATCACTCAAAAATGATGCAAATAATGAATTCTAAAGATGACAATGAGATTAAAGCAGCCCTTGCATCAATGTTTTTGATGAATTCAAAGACTTATGATTTAAATAGGACTGATTTAATTTCTGAAGTTGGAGTAGTGGAAGAGTGGGTAGTAAATAACAACTCGCATATGGACCATCCATTTCACATACATGGAACTCAATTTGAAGTTATTAGCTCAAAACTAAATAACGTTGTATCAAAACCGGAGTTTAGAGCATTAAGAGATACAATCAATGTCAGACCAAATGAAGAGATAAGACTTAGAATGAAACAGGATTTTGTTGGAACTAGAATGTTTCATTGCCATATACTAGAGCACGAGGATTTAGGAATGATGGGAAATTTAGAAGTGAAAGAATATCATCTTAAGCATTAA
- a CDS encoding DUF1353 domain-containing protein, producing the protein MKQSFLVCCSQQVSGINIPKGYKNGADIPRIFLVIASTFKPKYLDAIVLHGYLCDNAKSKAEYRTADILLKSSMKNL; encoded by the coding sequence ATGAAGCAAAGCTTTTTAGTATGCTGTTCTCAGCAAGTTAGTGGTATTAATATACCAAAAGGATATAAAAACGGTGCTGATATACCGCGTATATTTTTGGTTATTGCATCCACCTTTAAGCCAAAATATCTCGATGCGATAGTTTTGCACGGCTACTTATGTGATAATGCGAAAAGCAAGGCAGAGTATAGAACAGCGGATATACTGCTCAAATCATCTATGAAAAATCTATGA